From one Azospirillum ramasamyi genomic stretch:
- the nadE gene encoding NAD(+) synthase — MTDRLSIALAQADPAAGNLAANADLLRAARAEAAARGADLVVCPAGALSGVPLLDLIAQPAFLDAVEATARALAADTADGGPALLVGAPWRDGAKQHNAALLLDAGKIAAVRFQAEMGGGEIGAPEDGRFDAGPMPGPMNVRGVRVGLLVGGDLTSADVTETLAESGAEMLIALLASPFAPGRADERVQAAVARVVECGLPLVAVNAVGGEDERVFDGGSFALAAGGRLVAQAPLFAEHLLLSRWERGDDDSWGSSEAEMIAPVEGTEALYSALTLGLRDAVAKGGAPGAVVGLTGGLDSALTAAIAVDALGPERVLAVRAPLPGSEIDALADSLDDAAEIVELLGCRLDNVALGPVLKAADSLLAPAFAGRESVGAAGRLHARLRSATLAALAERMGALLLSTADRTDRLLGLVPEEAGCGYAVLGDLPKTEVLELARWRNVNQPAGSRGPAGRVVPERVLARRLKTATPAGLPPVEALDDLLSGLLDNGLSPAELVGRGHAAEMVESVWRMVVRAEADRRRASPAPRVSRQAVARLRRLPAGGGAMDLV, encoded by the coding sequence ATGACCGACCGACTTTCCATCGCACTCGCCCAGGCCGATCCGGCCGCCGGCAATCTCGCCGCGAATGCCGACCTCCTCCGCGCCGCCCGGGCGGAGGCCGCCGCCCGCGGCGCCGATCTGGTCGTCTGTCCGGCCGGCGCGCTGTCCGGCGTTCCTTTGCTGGACCTGATCGCCCAGCCTGCCTTCCTCGACGCCGTGGAGGCGACGGCCCGGGCGCTGGCGGCGGATACCGCCGATGGAGGACCGGCCTTGCTGGTCGGTGCCCCCTGGCGTGACGGCGCCAAGCAGCACAATGCGGCCCTGCTGCTCGACGCGGGCAAGATCGCGGCGGTTCGTTTCCAGGCCGAAATGGGCGGTGGAGAGATCGGCGCGCCGGAGGATGGTCGTTTCGATGCCGGTCCGATGCCGGGGCCGATGAATGTCCGCGGTGTGCGTGTCGGCCTGCTGGTCGGCGGCGACCTGACGAGCGCCGACGTGACGGAAACGCTGGCCGAAAGCGGCGCCGAAATGCTGATCGCGCTGCTGGCCAGCCCCTTCGCCCCCGGCCGGGCCGACGAGCGGGTGCAAGCCGCCGTCGCTCGGGTGGTGGAGTGCGGCCTGCCCCTGGTCGCGGTGAACGCGGTCGGCGGCGAGGACGAGCGGGTGTTCGACGGCGGCAGCTTCGCCCTCGCAGCCGGCGGCCGGCTGGTCGCCCAGGCCCCCCTGTTCGCCGAGCATCTGCTGTTATCCCGCTGGGAACGTGGCGACGATGATTCCTGGGGCAGTTCCGAAGCCGAAATGATTGCGCCGGTCGAAGGGACGGAGGCGCTCTACAGTGCGCTGACGCTGGGTCTGCGCGACGCGGTGGCCAAAGGCGGCGCTCCGGGCGCGGTGGTCGGCCTGACCGGCGGGTTGGACTCGGCGCTGACCGCGGCCATCGCCGTCGACGCGCTGGGGCCGGAGCGGGTGCTGGCCGTCCGGGCTCCGCTGCCCGGCAGCGAGATCGATGCGCTGGCGGACAGCCTGGACGATGCGGCCGAAATCGTGGAACTGCTGGGGTGCCGCCTGGACAATGTGGCGCTGGGCCCGGTGCTGAAGGCTGCCGACTCGCTGCTGGCGCCCGCCTTTGCCGGACGCGAATCGGTCGGGGCGGCGGGCCGGCTGCATGCCCGCCTGCGTTCCGCCACCCTGGCGGCACTGGCGGAGCGGATGGGGGCGTTGCTTCTGTCGACCGCCGACCGCACCGACCGGCTGCTCGGCCTCGTGCCCGAGGAGGCGGGCTGCGGCTATGCCGTGCTGGGCGACCTGCCGAAGACCGAGGTGCTGGAACTGGCGCGCTGGCGCAATGTCAACCAGCCGGCGGGATCGCGCGGCCCGGCCGGGCGGGTGGTTCCGGAACGGGTGCTGGCGCGCCGGCTGAAGACCGCGACTCCGGCCGGATTGCCACCGGTGGAGGCGCTGGACGATCTGCTGTCCGGCCTGCTCGACAACGGCCTTTCGCCGGCCGAACTCGTTGGGCGCGGACATGCGGCCGAGATGGTGGAGTCGGTCTGGCGGATGGTGGTTCGGGCGGAAGCGGACCGCCGCCGGGCGTCCCCGGCACCGCGCGTTTCGCGTCAGGCCGTCGCGCGGCTGCGGCGCCTTCCCGCCGGTGGAGGGGCCATGGATCTGGTTTGA
- a CDS encoding nuclear transport factor 2 family protein, whose product MTDRDTLLALNQAFYRAFTNRDAAAMEALWAETLPVSCIHPGWTALFGRDAVLTSWRDVLRAPTGITVEARNERVTLHGNTALVVCEETLGGAVLAATNLFARENGSWRLAHHQAGPIADARADVEIPAKAPRHLH is encoded by the coding sequence ATGACCGACCGCGACACGCTGCTGGCCCTCAACCAGGCCTTCTACCGCGCCTTCACGAACCGCGACGCCGCCGCGATGGAAGCGCTGTGGGCGGAGACGCTGCCCGTGTCCTGCATCCATCCCGGCTGGACCGCCCTGTTCGGCCGCGACGCCGTGCTGACCAGCTGGCGCGACGTTCTGCGCGCTCCCACCGGCATCACCGTCGAGGCGCGGAACGAGCGCGTCACCCTGCATGGCAACACCGCCCTGGTGGTCTGCGAGGAGACGCTGGGCGGTGCCGTGCTGGCCGCCACCAACCTGTTCGCGCGGGAAAACGGCAGCTGGCGCCTTGCCCACCATCAGGCCGGTCCGATCGCCGACGCCCGCGCCGACGTGGAGATCCCCGCCAAGGCGCCGCGCCACCTGCATTGA
- a CDS encoding serine hydrolase domain-containing protein, whose product MRRRLLLGVLCLLLWSVPFGPTGAIGLDRSGNRGADPLVELVTQAVEERQPPVGAGSLVVGVIRDGRTLVVGRGDAGRPDGGPADGRTLFQIASLTKPFTGTIMAELVREGRLSPDDPLDRHLRRVGPVQIAPLPDHGGGRIRLRDLATHTAGLPSVPETPRFSWNRLEDPRNPYKPLSRAELGLWLSGYHLPVPPGVRFSYSNAGMAVLGEALSAAAGQSFEALLKRVVTDRFGLRDTTLQPTAEQRARKAAGHARGRVVPDWEAPAMLPAFGLYSSADDMLRWLSANLGDCPGRAAGADGQGCASAASATLALAQTVQVDGRTLADPGSLGAGAMALGWFVAWAGDGTPIHWHSGSTGGFNAYIAFSKAHRWGVVALTNSDPDQVIADRVVIDLVRRLEARPEVASLP is encoded by the coding sequence ATGCGGCGCAGGCTGCTGCTGGGCGTTTTATGTCTGCTGCTGTGGAGCGTTCCCTTCGGCCCGACCGGGGCCATCGGACTTGACCGATCCGGCAATCGGGGCGCCGACCCGCTGGTCGAACTGGTGACCCAGGCGGTGGAGGAGCGCCAGCCGCCGGTCGGGGCGGGCAGTCTGGTGGTCGGCGTGATCCGCGACGGCCGGACGCTGGTGGTCGGGCGCGGCGACGCCGGGCGACCGGACGGCGGACCGGCGGATGGGCGGACGCTGTTCCAGATCGCCTCCCTCACCAAGCCCTTCACCGGCACCATCATGGCGGAACTGGTGCGGGAGGGCCGGCTGTCGCCCGACGATCCGCTGGACCGCCATCTGCGGCGCGTCGGTCCGGTGCAGATCGCCCCTCTGCCGGACCATGGCGGCGGGCGCATCCGCCTGCGCGACCTTGCCACCCACACGGCCGGTCTGCCCAGCGTGCCGGAAACCCCACGCTTTTCCTGGAACCGGCTGGAGGATCCGCGCAACCCCTACAAGCCGCTGTCGCGGGCCGAACTCGGGTTGTGGCTGTCGGGGTATCACCTGCCGGTGCCGCCGGGCGTGCGTTTCAGCTACTCCAACGCCGGCATGGCGGTGCTGGGGGAGGCGCTGTCCGCCGCAGCCGGCCAATCCTTCGAAGCCCTCCTGAAGCGGGTGGTGACCGACCGCTTCGGCCTGCGCGACACCACCCTGCAGCCGACGGCGGAGCAGCGGGCGCGCAAGGCGGCCGGCCATGCCCGCGGCCGGGTCGTGCCGGACTGGGAAGCGCCGGCGATGCTGCCGGCCTTCGGCCTTTATTCCTCCGCCGACGACATGTTGCGCTGGCTGTCCGCCAATCTGGGCGACTGTCCCGGCCGCGCCGCCGGAGCGGACGGACAGGGTTGCGCCTCCGCGGCGTCGGCAACCCTGGCGCTGGCGCAGACGGTGCAGGTCGATGGCCGGACACTCGCCGATCCGGGAAGCCTGGGAGCAGGGGCGATGGCGCTGGGCTGGTTCGTCGCCTGGGCGGGGGATGGAACGCCGATCCATTGGCATTCCGGCTCCACCGGCGGCTTCAACGCCTACATCGCCTTTTCGAAGGCGCATCGCTGGGGGGTGGTGGCGCTGACCAACAGCGATCCCGATCAGGTCATCGCCGACCGGGTCGTGATCGACCTCGTCCGCCGTCTGGAAGCCCGGCCGGAGGTGGCGAGCTTGCCGTAA
- a CDS encoding glycosyltransferase family 39 protein: MSIETRLRTGDEDAGDGVPADRRPAGTAPPSSGPGTAAAAGLALPRSEAALWDGLSRALLLGLLILAALTFLSYGISTDEEVQHIYGKKLLSYYTSFFQDRSAFHFKDLAYYGGLFDLVTAVIVPFSPFEEYETRHLLCALVGVLGIAGTWRYTRLLAGPRAGFIAAALLSLTGVYYGAMFNNTKDVPFAAGMVWTLYFATRILKQMPRPSRSAVLKFGLVLGLTLAIRVGGVLAGFYLAVAMALHFALVTRQEGHRWALADARRAFLSLWPAIPVAYAIMAVFWPWVVQRPLRNPLEALRVVSHFPIDIQTLFMGELVHSNDPPALYLPVYLAVKLPEAVVIGAAAAVVLAGVWLARGGWRRAGAFTLVRYTPLALAGFLPILLFILMRPSVYNGIRHFLFLVPPFVVMAAIAADRLWTLCQRGGRALGQGFAAAMTVVAVVYAWQLGAMHPNQYVYYNQFVGGVRGADGKFELDYWGNSLHEALQELIEYVERENDGRPPPRQYTLTVCGNTLAVRFELPPWLRLVNGIEPDWRKADFFLAFTQVKRCPSLLDGHPILEIAADDVPLSIVKDRRPPKAEVPTE; this comes from the coding sequence ATGAGCATCGAGACCCGCCTGCGCACCGGCGACGAAGACGCCGGTGACGGGGTGCCTGCCGACCGGCGTCCCGCCGGAACCGCCCCGCCATCCTCCGGCCCCGGCACCGCCGCTGCCGCCGGCCTCGCGCTGCCCCGCAGCGAGGCGGCGCTGTGGGACGGGCTGTCGCGCGCCCTGCTGCTGGGGCTGCTGATCCTCGCCGCCCTGACCTTCCTCAGCTACGGCATCAGCACGGACGAGGAGGTGCAGCACATCTACGGCAAGAAGCTGCTGTCCTACTACACCAGCTTCTTCCAGGACCGCTCCGCCTTCCATTTCAAGGATCTGGCCTATTACGGCGGCCTGTTCGACCTCGTCACCGCCGTCATCGTGCCCTTTTCCCCCTTCGAGGAATACGAGACGCGGCATCTGCTCTGCGCGCTGGTCGGCGTGCTGGGCATTGCCGGGACATGGCGGTACACCCGGCTGCTGGCCGGGCCGCGCGCCGGTTTCATCGCCGCGGCGCTGCTGTCGCTGACCGGCGTCTATTACGGTGCGATGTTCAACAACACCAAGGACGTGCCGTTCGCGGCCGGCATGGTGTGGACGCTCTATTTCGCCACCCGCATCCTCAAGCAGATGCCGCGGCCCAGCCGCAGCGCGGTGCTGAAGTTCGGGCTCGTGCTGGGCCTGACGCTGGCGATCCGCGTCGGCGGGGTGCTGGCCGGTTTCTATCTCGCTGTCGCCATGGCTCTGCATTTCGCGTTGGTGACCCGGCAGGAGGGGCATCGCTGGGCGCTTGCCGATGCGCGGCGCGCCTTCCTGTCCTTGTGGCCGGCGATTCCCGTCGCCTATGCGATCATGGCCGTGTTCTGGCCGTGGGTGGTGCAGAGGCCGTTGCGCAATCCCCTGGAGGCGCTGCGCGTCGTCTCGCATTTCCCCATCGACATCCAGACCCTGTTCATGGGCGAGCTTGTCCATTCCAACGACCCGCCCGCCCTGTACCTGCCCGTCTATCTGGCGGTGAAGCTGCCGGAAGCGGTGGTGATCGGCGCCGCTGCGGCGGTGGTGCTGGCCGGGGTCTGGCTGGCCCGCGGCGGCTGGCGGCGGGCCGGAGCCTTCACGCTGGTGCGCTACACCCCGCTGGCGCTGGCAGGATTCCTGCCGATCCTGCTGTTCATCCTGATGCGGCCGTCGGTCTACAACGGCATCCGCCATTTCCTGTTCCTGGTGCCGCCTTTCGTGGTGATGGCCGCCATTGCCGCCGACCGGCTGTGGACGCTGTGCCAGCGCGGCGGACGGGCGCTGGGGCAGGGCTTCGCCGCTGCGATGACCGTGGTCGCGGTGGTGTACGCGTGGCAGCTGGGCGCCATGCATCCGAACCAGTACGTGTACTACAACCAGTTCGTCGGAGGCGTACGGGGTGCCGACGGCAAGTTCGAGCTGGATTACTGGGGCAATTCCCTGCACGAGGCGCTGCAGGAACTGATCGAATATGTCGAGCGTGAGAATGACGGCCGCCCGCCGCCGCGGCAGTACACCCTGACCGTCTGCGGCAACACGCTGGCGGTGCGGTTCGAACTGCCGCCTTGGCTGCGTCTGGTCAACGGGATCGAACCGGATTGGCGCAAGGCCGACTTCTTCCTGGCCTTCACCCAGGTGAAACGCTGCCCGTCGCTGCTGGACGGCCACCCGATCCTGGAGATCGCGGCCGACGACGTGCCGCTGTCCATCGTCAAGGACCGCCGTCCGCCCAAGGCCGAGGTTCCAACCGAGTGA
- a CDS encoding glycosyltransferase family 2 protein, with the protein MSIPDAPISAASSDAGTASARRPGASPGEAQPSADRLCRPRRGRLSVVIPFYNEGANIDALFARLTPVLDGLEMDWEVVCVNDGSRDDTVDRLLDVHDRNPRVKVVDLSRNFGKELALSAGLSHATGDAVVPMDADLQHPPELLPAFIAKWREGYDVVVAVRHARIGQSLKHRLFAKLFYWIFDHLSEIKLPREVGDFRLMDRRVVEVINRMPERTRFMKGIFAWVGFRQAAIPYEQGERAGGDTKWGFVKLLRLSFDGLTAFSTFPLRVWSLVGMAVSGVAFVYILIRLVRTLFYGIDVPGYESLLVAVLFLGGIQLITLGIIGDYLGRVFAEVKGRPLFIVRSAHGFATADDQHGHGFDPVDNPAGQERQR; encoded by the coding sequence ATGTCCATTCCCGACGCGCCCATTTCCGCGGCCTCTTCGGATGCCGGCACCGCTTCCGCACGCCGTCCGGGCGCAAGTCCCGGCGAAGCCCAACCATCCGCCGATCGCCTATGCCGCCCGCGGCGCGGACGATTGTCGGTCGTCATCCCCTTCTATAACGAAGGAGCCAACATCGACGCCCTGTTCGCCCGCCTCACCCCGGTGCTGGACGGGCTGGAGATGGATTGGGAGGTGGTCTGCGTCAACGACGGCAGCCGCGACGACACCGTCGACCGGCTGCTGGACGTCCATGACCGCAACCCCAGGGTGAAGGTGGTCGACCTGTCGCGCAATTTCGGCAAGGAACTGGCGCTGTCAGCCGGGCTCAGCCACGCCACCGGCGACGCCGTGGTGCCGATGGACGCCGACCTCCAGCATCCGCCGGAACTGCTGCCGGCCTTCATCGCCAAGTGGCGCGAGGGGTACGACGTGGTCGTCGCCGTGCGGCACGCCCGGATCGGGCAGAGCCTGAAGCATCGGCTGTTCGCCAAGCTGTTCTACTGGATTTTCGACCATCTGTCGGAGATCAAGCTTCCGCGCGAGGTCGGCGATTTCCGCCTGATGGACCGCCGCGTGGTCGAGGTGATCAACCGGATGCCGGAGCGCACGCGCTTCATGAAGGGCATCTTCGCCTGGGTCGGCTTCCGTCAGGCCGCCATCCCCTATGAACAGGGGGAGCGCGCCGGCGGTGACACCAAATGGGGCTTCGTCAAGCTGCTGCGCCTGTCCTTCGACGGACTGACCGCCTTCTCTACCTTCCCCCTGCGGGTCTGGAGCCTGGTGGGCATGGCCGTGTCGGGCGTGGCCTTCGTCTATATCCTGATCCGCTTGGTCCGCACGCTGTTCTACGGCATCGACGTGCCCGGCTATGAATCGCTGCTGGTCGCGGTGCTGTTCCTGGGCGGCATCCAGCTGATCACGCTGGGCATCATCGGCGATTATCTGGGCCGCGTCTTTGCCGAGGTGAAGGGCAGGCCGCTGTTCATCGTGCGCTCCGCCCACGGCTTCGCCACGGCGGACGATCAGCACGGGCACGGGTTCGATCCGGTCGACAACCCGGCTGGGCAGGAGCGGCAGCGATGA
- a CDS encoding methyl-accepting chemotaxis protein, whose product METYRRLGQQTNEAGRIQALMLEMRQQSTRFLLTGDPEVGGAVRSLADEAAQTIDKARSLFADPALLQTVDHMAQEIARYREAFAATMELQAQRSQAIAELDEIGPRLEGALDSIMDSAGAAGDTDAAYLAGMALRHMLSARISATRYNIDGSPALASQTRSQFTDAASRGGAMMAKLTDLDRRKMAMSYTAMLRVYTTGFNAVVKATTERDRLVAEVLTPVGDSVAAQAEQLTVASIGHQKQLGEETGALITRALTVMIAASLVAVVLGLVTALLIGRGLSRPVVAITDRMTRLAGGDRGVDIPGLDRADEIGGMAKALQVFKESLVESDRLAEAQRADHEAQRNRGERIDRLTQEFDRLVLAALGRVSAAATQLQATAQTMSATAEQTTRQADAVASASLDATGNVETVADATEELTASIAEIGRQVAESTRIAGQAVATAEKTDGTVRGLVDAAQRIGEVVQLITDIASQTNLLALNATIEAARAGEAGKGFAVVAQEVKSLANQTAKATEEIGSQIAGIQEISRQAAGAIAEIGRVIAEINHISTTIAAAVEEQGAATKEISRNVQQAARGTQQVSGNIAGVSEAAASTGGASREVLTAADGLNREAADLRGFVSRFLADMRAA is encoded by the coding sequence GTGGAGACCTACCGGCGGCTCGGCCAGCAGACCAACGAGGCCGGGCGAATCCAGGCCCTGATGCTGGAGATGCGCCAGCAATCCACCCGCTTCCTGCTGACCGGCGATCCGGAGGTCGGCGGCGCCGTCCGCAGCCTTGCCGACGAGGCGGCGCAGACCATCGACAAGGCCCGCAGCCTGTTCGCCGACCCGGCCCTGCTGCAGACCGTCGACCACATGGCGCAGGAGATCGCCCGGTACCGGGAAGCCTTCGCCGCGACGATGGAGCTGCAGGCCCAGCGCAGTCAGGCCATTGCCGAACTGGACGAGATCGGCCCCCGGCTGGAAGGCGCGCTGGACAGCATCATGGACAGCGCCGGCGCCGCCGGCGACACCGACGCCGCCTATCTGGCGGGCATGGCCCTGCGCCACATGCTGTCGGCCCGCATTTCGGCCACGCGCTACAACATCGACGGCTCCCCTGCGCTGGCCAGCCAGACCCGCTCGCAGTTCACCGACGCCGCCAGCCGCGGCGGGGCGATGATGGCGAAGCTGACCGACCTGGACCGCCGCAAGATGGCGATGTCCTACACCGCGATGCTGCGCGTCTACACCACCGGCTTCAATGCCGTGGTCAAGGCGACGACCGAGCGCGACCGGCTGGTGGCCGAGGTGCTGACCCCCGTCGGCGACTCCGTTGCCGCCCAGGCGGAGCAACTGACCGTCGCCAGCATCGGCCATCAGAAGCAGCTGGGCGAGGAGACCGGCGCCCTCATCACCAGGGCGCTGACCGTGATGATCGCCGCCTCTCTGGTCGCGGTGGTCCTGGGGCTGGTGACCGCGCTGCTGATCGGCCGCGGACTGTCGCGCCCGGTGGTGGCGATCACCGACCGGATGACCCGGCTGGCCGGCGGCGACCGCGGGGTCGACATCCCCGGCCTGGACCGCGCCGACGAGATCGGCGGCATGGCCAAGGCTCTGCAGGTCTTCAAGGAAAGCCTGGTCGAGAGCGATCGTCTGGCCGAGGCCCAACGGGCCGACCATGAGGCGCAGCGCAATCGCGGCGAGCGGATCGACCGTCTGACCCAGGAGTTCGACCGGCTGGTCCTCGCGGCGCTGGGCCGGGTGTCGGCGGCGGCGACGCAGCTTCAGGCGACGGCCCAGACCATGTCCGCCACCGCCGAGCAGACCACCCGGCAGGCCGACGCGGTCGCCAGCGCCTCTCTCGACGCGACCGGCAACGTCGAGACGGTGGCCGACGCGACCGAGGAGCTGACCGCCTCCATCGCCGAGATCGGCCGGCAGGTGGCCGAGAGCACCCGCATCGCCGGGCAGGCGGTCGCCACCGCCGAGAAGACCGACGGCACCGTCCGGGGGCTGGTCGATGCCGCCCAGCGCATCGGCGAGGTGGTGCAGCTGATCACCGACATCGCCAGCCAGACCAATCTGCTCGCGCTGAACGCCACCATCGAGGCGGCACGGGCGGGGGAGGCCGGCAAGGGCTTCGCCGTGGTGGCGCAGGAGGTGAAGAGCCTCGCCAACCAGACCGCCAAGGCGACGGAGGAGATCGGCAGCCAGATCGCCGGCATCCAGGAGATCAGCCGGCAGGCCGCCGGCGCCATCGCCGAGATCGGCCGGGTCATCGCCGAGATCAACCACATCTCCACCACCATCGCCGCCGCGGTGGAGGAGCAGGGTGCGGCCACCAAGGAGATCAGCCGCAACGTCCAGCAGGCCGCGCGCGGCACCCAGCAGGTGTCCGGCAACATCGCCGGCGTATCGGAGGCCGCGGCATCCACCGGCGGCGCCTCGCGCGAGGTGCTGACCGCCGCCGACGGGCTGAACCGTGAGGCGGCCGACCTGCGCGGCTTCGTGTCGCGCTTCCTGGCCGATATGCGGGCCGCGTAA
- a CDS encoding elongation factor P hydroxylase — translation MILTPIAIDDMPKAIAAFDAHLEGHAQARAAFRRIAATWPVRPEDEPGGGVDTPAHRAEAVRLAHAHGIDTLDEPPSRSFMWDGKVIRTDVEATVIVHEVAHWLCAAPERRTLIDYGLGPGPETTARKEARADKRLCFEDCMHEEQQTSLLGVLWEVELGQPGILAFLEQNWMEHWERPSTAAFFIRHAEELFARGLIDADGRPTTARDWADARKGVLVG, via the coding sequence ATGATCCTGACCCCCATCGCCATCGACGACATGCCGAAGGCCATCGCGGCCTTCGACGCCCATCTGGAAGGCCATGCCCAGGCGCGGGCCGCCTTCCGCCGGATCGCCGCGACCTGGCCCGTTCGGCCGGAGGACGAGCCGGGCGGCGGCGTCGACACGCCGGCCCACCGGGCCGAGGCGGTGCGGCTGGCCCATGCCCACGGCATCGACACGCTGGACGAGCCGCCCAGCCGCTCCTTCATGTGGGACGGCAAGGTGATCCGCACCGATGTCGAGGCGACGGTGATCGTGCATGAGGTGGCGCATTGGCTGTGCGCGGCGCCGGAGCGGCGGACGCTGATCGATTACGGCCTTGGCCCGGGCCCCGAGACCACCGCCCGCAAGGAGGCCCGCGCCGACAAGCGCTTGTGCTTCGAGGACTGCATGCATGAGGAACAGCAGACTTCGCTGCTGGGAGTGCTGTGGGAGGTGGAGTTGGGCCAGCCGGGGATCCTGGCCTTCCTGGAACAGAACTGGATGGAGCATTGGGAGCGGCCGAGCACCGCCGCCTTCTTCATCCGCCACGCCGAGGAACTGTTCGCCCGCGGCCTGATCGACGCCGACGGCCGCCCGACGACGGCACGGGACTGGGCGGATGCGCGCAAGGGCGTGCTGGTGGGCTAA